In a single window of the Mesoplodon densirostris isolate mMesDen1 chromosome 18, mMesDen1 primary haplotype, whole genome shotgun sequence genome:
- the ZNF286A gene encoding zinc finger protein 286A isoform X4 — METDMAEMPGKSDQRVPSSRTSLFRAPLSCSVCRDDQEYGALSSQDSPFSQEKSTEGGEVAALRLTARSQASVTFKDVAMDFTPEEWGRLDPAQRDVMLENYRNLVSLWLPVSKPENHNLENGKEPLMLERKAPKSSCSGMFCHLERKPLGCAE; from the exons ATGGAGACAGATATGGCCGAAATGCCTGGGAAGAGCG ATCAGAGAGTGCCATCTTCCAGGACGTCGTTGTTTCGGGCTCCTTTGAGTTGCAGTGTTTGTAGGGACGACCAGGAGTACGGtg CTCTGTCTTCCCAGGATTCTCCTTTTTCCCAAGAAAAGAGCACAGAAGGAGGAGAAGTGGCAGCTTTGCGCCTCACAGCCAGATCGCAG GCATCAGTGACATTCAAGGATGTGGCCATGGACTTTACCCCAGAGGAGTGGGGGAGGCTGGATCCTGCACAGAGGGACGTGATGCTGGAGAACTACAGGAACCTGGTCTCGCTCT GGCTTCCAGTTTCCAAACCTGAGAACCACAATTTGGAGAATGGAAAGGAACCATTGATGCTTGAGAGAAAAGCCCCCAAAAGCAGCTGTTCAG GTATGTTTTGTCACTTGGAGAGAAAGCCGCTGGGATGTGCAGAGTGA
- the ZNF286A gene encoding zinc finger protein 286A isoform X2 gives METDMAEMPGKSALSSQDSPFSQEKSTEGGEVAALRLTARSQASVTFKDVAMDFTPEEWGRLDPAQRDVMLENYRNLVSLWLPVSKPENHNLENGKEPLMLERKAPKSSCSDSETRPGSKDSTPVQDFSKEGSCQVAVIDRLTRNGVCDSNLETTLTCENRLENQQGNQERCLRDMFTHMNSLPEERAREHDVYWKNLNQKSVLLTQDRVPKGSCAFHTLEKRLKQKSTLMKKQRTYKEKKPHKCNDCGELFTYHSVLIRHQRVHTGEKPYSCTECGKSFSHRANLTKHQRTHTRILFECSECKKAFTESASLAIHQRIHIGERPYECSECGKGFNRSTHLVQHQLIHTGVKPYECNECDKAFIHSSALIKHQRTHTGEKPYKCQECGKAFSHCSSLTKHQRVHTGEKPYECSECGKTFSQSTHLVQHQRIHTGEKPYECNECGKTFSRSSNFAKHQRIHIGKKPYKCNECGKAFIHSSALIQHQRTHTGEKPYRCNECGKSFKCSSSLIRHQRIHMEEQP, from the exons ATGGAGACAGATATGGCCGAAATGCCTGGGAAGAGCG CTCTGTCTTCCCAGGATTCTCCTTTTTCCCAAGAAAAGAGCACAGAAGGAGGAGAAGTGGCAGCTTTGCGCCTCACAGCCAGATCGCAG GCATCAGTGACATTCAAGGATGTGGCCATGGACTTTACCCCAGAGGAGTGGGGGAGGCTGGATCCTGCACAGAGGGACGTGATGCTGGAGAACTACAGGAACCTGGTCTCGCTCT GGCTTCCAGTTTCCAAACCTGAGAACCACAATTTGGAGAATGGAAAGGAACCATTGATGCTTGAGAGAAAAGCCCCCAAAAGCAGCTGTTCAG ACTCAGAGACTAGACCCGGAAGCAAAGATTCAACTCCAGTGCaagatttttccaaagaaggatCATGCCAGGTTGCAGTCATAGACAGGCTGACAAGGAATGGTGTCTGTGACTCCAACTTGGAAACAACTCTCACATGTGAAAACCGGTTAGAGAATCAGCAAGGAAATCAGGAGAGATGCTTAAGAGATATGTTCACCCACATGAATTCACTCCCGGAAGAGAGAGCTCGTGAGCATGATGTTTACTGGAAAAACTTGAACCAGAAGTCAGTACTTCTCACTCAAGACAGAGTTCCCAAAGGATCCTGTGCCTTCCATACCCTTGAAAAAAGATTGAAACAGAAATCAACCttaatgaaaaagcagaggacctACAAAGAGAAGAAACCTCATAAATGTAATGACTGTGGTGAGCTCTTCACTTACCATTCAGTGCTCATTCGACACCAGAGAGTCCATACCGGGGAAAAACCCTACAGCTGCACCGAGTGTGGGAAGTCTTTCAGCCACAGGGCCAATTTAACTAAACATCAGAGAACTCACACTAGAATTCTCTTCGAGTGCAGTGAATGCAAGAAGGCCTTCACAGAAAGCGCATCCCTTGCAATACATCAGAGGATTCACATTGGAGAGAGACCGTATGAGTGCAGTGAGTGTGGGAAAGGCTTTAATCGAAGCACACACCTCGTGCAGCACCAGCTGATCCACACAGGGGTGAAGCCTTATGAATGCAACGAGTGTGATAAAGCCTTCATTCATTCTTCAGCACTCATTAAACATCAAAgaactcacactggagagaaaccctataaatgtcaggaatgtgggaaagcctttagcCACTGCTCATCCCTTACCAAACATCAGAGGGTTCATACCggagaaaaaccctatgaatgtagtGAATGTGGAAAAACCTTCAGTCAGAGCACACATCTTGTTcagcatcagagaattcacaccgGAGAGAAACCCTACGAGTGTAACGAATGTGGGAAAACCTTCAGCCGGAGCTCAAATTTCGCTAAACATCAAAGAATTCATATTGGGAAGAAACCATACAAATGTAAcgaatgtggaaaagccttcattcattcatcagccCTTATTCAACACCAGAGAACTCATACTGGGGAGAAACCCTATAGGTGTAACGAATGTGGAAAAAGCTTTAAGTGCAGTTCATCCCTCATCAGGCATCAAAGGATTCACATGGAAGAGCAGCCCTGA
- the ZNF286A gene encoding zinc finger protein 286A isoform X1 has translation METDMAEMPGKSDQRVPSSRTSLFRAPLSCSVCRDDQEYGALSSQDSPFSQEKSTEGGEVAALRLTARSQASVTFKDVAMDFTPEEWGRLDPAQRDVMLENYRNLVSLWLPVSKPENHNLENGKEPLMLERKAPKSSCSDSETRPGSKDSTPVQDFSKEGSCQVAVIDRLTRNGVCDSNLETTLTCENRLENQQGNQERCLRDMFTHMNSLPEERAREHDVYWKNLNQKSVLLTQDRVPKGSCAFHTLEKRLKQKSTLMKKQRTYKEKKPHKCNDCGELFTYHSVLIRHQRVHTGEKPYSCTECGKSFSHRANLTKHQRTHTRILFECSECKKAFTESASLAIHQRIHIGERPYECSECGKGFNRSTHLVQHQLIHTGVKPYECNECDKAFIHSSALIKHQRTHTGEKPYKCQECGKAFSHCSSLTKHQRVHTGEKPYECSECGKTFSQSTHLVQHQRIHTGEKPYECNECGKTFSRSSNFAKHQRIHIGKKPYKCNECGKAFIHSSALIQHQRTHTGEKPYRCNECGKSFKCSSSLIRHQRIHMEEQP, from the exons ATGGAGACAGATATGGCCGAAATGCCTGGGAAGAGCG ATCAGAGAGTGCCATCTTCCAGGACGTCGTTGTTTCGGGCTCCTTTGAGTTGCAGTGTTTGTAGGGACGACCAGGAGTACGGtg CTCTGTCTTCCCAGGATTCTCCTTTTTCCCAAGAAAAGAGCACAGAAGGAGGAGAAGTGGCAGCTTTGCGCCTCACAGCCAGATCGCAG GCATCAGTGACATTCAAGGATGTGGCCATGGACTTTACCCCAGAGGAGTGGGGGAGGCTGGATCCTGCACAGAGGGACGTGATGCTGGAGAACTACAGGAACCTGGTCTCGCTCT GGCTTCCAGTTTCCAAACCTGAGAACCACAATTTGGAGAATGGAAAGGAACCATTGATGCTTGAGAGAAAAGCCCCCAAAAGCAGCTGTTCAG ACTCAGAGACTAGACCCGGAAGCAAAGATTCAACTCCAGTGCaagatttttccaaagaaggatCATGCCAGGTTGCAGTCATAGACAGGCTGACAAGGAATGGTGTCTGTGACTCCAACTTGGAAACAACTCTCACATGTGAAAACCGGTTAGAGAATCAGCAAGGAAATCAGGAGAGATGCTTAAGAGATATGTTCACCCACATGAATTCACTCCCGGAAGAGAGAGCTCGTGAGCATGATGTTTACTGGAAAAACTTGAACCAGAAGTCAGTACTTCTCACTCAAGACAGAGTTCCCAAAGGATCCTGTGCCTTCCATACCCTTGAAAAAAGATTGAAACAGAAATCAACCttaatgaaaaagcagaggacctACAAAGAGAAGAAACCTCATAAATGTAATGACTGTGGTGAGCTCTTCACTTACCATTCAGTGCTCATTCGACACCAGAGAGTCCATACCGGGGAAAAACCCTACAGCTGCACCGAGTGTGGGAAGTCTTTCAGCCACAGGGCCAATTTAACTAAACATCAGAGAACTCACACTAGAATTCTCTTCGAGTGCAGTGAATGCAAGAAGGCCTTCACAGAAAGCGCATCCCTTGCAATACATCAGAGGATTCACATTGGAGAGAGACCGTATGAGTGCAGTGAGTGTGGGAAAGGCTTTAATCGAAGCACACACCTCGTGCAGCACCAGCTGATCCACACAGGGGTGAAGCCTTATGAATGCAACGAGTGTGATAAAGCCTTCATTCATTCTTCAGCACTCATTAAACATCAAAgaactcacactggagagaaaccctataaatgtcaggaatgtgggaaagcctttagcCACTGCTCATCCCTTACCAAACATCAGAGGGTTCATACCggagaaaaaccctatgaatgtagtGAATGTGGAAAAACCTTCAGTCAGAGCACACATCTTGTTcagcatcagagaattcacaccgGAGAGAAACCCTACGAGTGTAACGAATGTGGGAAAACCTTCAGCCGGAGCTCAAATTTCGCTAAACATCAAAGAATTCATATTGGGAAGAAACCATACAAATGTAAcgaatgtggaaaagccttcattcattcatcagccCTTATTCAACACCAGAGAACTCATACTGGGGAGAAACCCTATAGGTGTAACGAATGTGGAAAAAGCTTTAAGTGCAGTTCATCCCTCATCAGGCATCAAAGGATTCACATGGAAGAGCAGCCCTGA
- the ZNF286A gene encoding zinc finger protein 286A isoform X3 has protein sequence MDFTPEEWGRLDPAQRDVMLENYRNLVSLWLPVSKPENHNLENGKEPLMLERKAPKSSCSDSETRPGSKDSTPVQDFSKEGSCQVAVIDRLTRNGVCDSNLETTLTCENRLENQQGNQERCLRDMFTHMNSLPEERAREHDVYWKNLNQKSVLLTQDRVPKGSCAFHTLEKRLKQKSTLMKKQRTYKEKKPHKCNDCGELFTYHSVLIRHQRVHTGEKPYSCTECGKSFSHRANLTKHQRTHTRILFECSECKKAFTESASLAIHQRIHIGERPYECSECGKGFNRSTHLVQHQLIHTGVKPYECNECDKAFIHSSALIKHQRTHTGEKPYKCQECGKAFSHCSSLTKHQRVHTGEKPYECSECGKTFSQSTHLVQHQRIHTGEKPYECNECGKTFSRSSNFAKHQRIHIGKKPYKCNECGKAFIHSSALIQHQRTHTGEKPYRCNECGKSFKCSSSLIRHQRIHMEEQP, from the exons ATGGACTTTACCCCAGAGGAGTGGGGGAGGCTGGATCCTGCACAGAGGGACGTGATGCTGGAGAACTACAGGAACCTGGTCTCGCTCT GGCTTCCAGTTTCCAAACCTGAGAACCACAATTTGGAGAATGGAAAGGAACCATTGATGCTTGAGAGAAAAGCCCCCAAAAGCAGCTGTTCAG ACTCAGAGACTAGACCCGGAAGCAAAGATTCAACTCCAGTGCaagatttttccaaagaaggatCATGCCAGGTTGCAGTCATAGACAGGCTGACAAGGAATGGTGTCTGTGACTCCAACTTGGAAACAACTCTCACATGTGAAAACCGGTTAGAGAATCAGCAAGGAAATCAGGAGAGATGCTTAAGAGATATGTTCACCCACATGAATTCACTCCCGGAAGAGAGAGCTCGTGAGCATGATGTTTACTGGAAAAACTTGAACCAGAAGTCAGTACTTCTCACTCAAGACAGAGTTCCCAAAGGATCCTGTGCCTTCCATACCCTTGAAAAAAGATTGAAACAGAAATCAACCttaatgaaaaagcagaggacctACAAAGAGAAGAAACCTCATAAATGTAATGACTGTGGTGAGCTCTTCACTTACCATTCAGTGCTCATTCGACACCAGAGAGTCCATACCGGGGAAAAACCCTACAGCTGCACCGAGTGTGGGAAGTCTTTCAGCCACAGGGCCAATTTAACTAAACATCAGAGAACTCACACTAGAATTCTCTTCGAGTGCAGTGAATGCAAGAAGGCCTTCACAGAAAGCGCATCCCTTGCAATACATCAGAGGATTCACATTGGAGAGAGACCGTATGAGTGCAGTGAGTGTGGGAAAGGCTTTAATCGAAGCACACACCTCGTGCAGCACCAGCTGATCCACACAGGGGTGAAGCCTTATGAATGCAACGAGTGTGATAAAGCCTTCATTCATTCTTCAGCACTCATTAAACATCAAAgaactcacactggagagaaaccctataaatgtcaggaatgtgggaaagcctttagcCACTGCTCATCCCTTACCAAACATCAGAGGGTTCATACCggagaaaaaccctatgaatgtagtGAATGTGGAAAAACCTTCAGTCAGAGCACACATCTTGTTcagcatcagagaattcacaccgGAGAGAAACCCTACGAGTGTAACGAATGTGGGAAAACCTTCAGCCGGAGCTCAAATTTCGCTAAACATCAAAGAATTCATATTGGGAAGAAACCATACAAATGTAAcgaatgtggaaaagccttcattcattcatcagccCTTATTCAACACCAGAGAACTCATACTGGGGAGAAACCCTATAGGTGTAACGAATGTGGAAAAAGCTTTAAGTGCAGTTCATCCCTCATCAGGCATCAAAGGATTCACATGGAAGAGCAGCCCTGA
- the ZNF286A gene encoding zinc finger protein 286A isoform X5, with translation METDMAEMPGKSDQRVPSSRTSLFRAPLSCSVCRDDQEYGALSSQDSPFSQEKSTEGGEVAALRLTARSQASVTFKDVAMDFTPEEWGRLDPAQRDVMLENYRNLVSLWLPVSKPENHNLENGKEPLMLERKAPKSSCSDLPFC, from the exons ATGGAGACAGATATGGCCGAAATGCCTGGGAAGAGCG ATCAGAGAGTGCCATCTTCCAGGACGTCGTTGTTTCGGGCTCCTTTGAGTTGCAGTGTTTGTAGGGACGACCAGGAGTACGGtg CTCTGTCTTCCCAGGATTCTCCTTTTTCCCAAGAAAAGAGCACAGAAGGAGGAGAAGTGGCAGCTTTGCGCCTCACAGCCAGATCGCAG GCATCAGTGACATTCAAGGATGTGGCCATGGACTTTACCCCAGAGGAGTGGGGGAGGCTGGATCCTGCACAGAGGGACGTGATGCTGGAGAACTACAGGAACCTGGTCTCGCTCT GGCTTCCAGTTTCCAAACCTGAGAACCACAATTTGGAGAATGGAAAGGAACCATTGATGCTTGAGAGAAAAGCCCCCAAAAGCAGCTGTTCAG ACCTGCCTTTTTGTTGA
- the TRIM16 gene encoding tripartite motif-containing protein 16 isoform X2 produces MAEFDLMAPGPLPGVPSHPPATLSPDSGSASPAAEDATSPGSSPGESRGQSHGSAWQGGPGAEAEEEVLCDFCLGASRARATKSCLTCMVNYCPEHLRPHQENSRLHGHQLTEPMKDRDLLVCAAHHSPLVAFCCPEGQCICQECGRAEHRDHASVSLDAAHRDKEAELRITQLDLERKLKLNEDAIARLQANHKSVLEYCKFKNMKDDAFPSVYIGLKDKLSGIRKVITDSTTHLIQLLQNYKEKLQEFSKEEEYDIGTQVCAVTEHKHWTSEPEPSTRQHFLQYACDIAFDPDTAHRYLRLQEDNRKVTNTTPWAHPYPGLPSRFTHWRQVLAQQSLYLHRYYFEVELSGAGIYVGMTCQGIDRKGEERNGCISGNNFSWSLQWDGKGFRAWHSDTETPLEARPCQRLGVYVDFPGGVLSFYGVEPEAMMLVHRFDCKFSEPVYPAFWLSKKDNTIRIADLGEEPEKPAPTPVEPAP; encoded by the exons ATGGCTGAGTTTGATCTGATGGCTCCAGGGCCGCTGCCCGGGGTCCCCTCTCACCCTCCGGCCACTCTCAGCCCAGACTCTGGGTCGGCCAGCCCAGCAGCAGAAGACGCAACCTCCCCGGGGAGCTCCCCGGGGGAGAGCCGGGGACAGAGCCATGGCTCTGCCTGGCAGGGGGGTCCTGGGGCGGAGGCGGAGGAGGAGGTCCTGTGCGACTTCTGCCTCGGGGCCAGCAGGGCGAGGGCCACGAAGTCCTGCCTGACCTGCATGGTGAACTACTGCCCGGAGCACCTGCGGCCGCACCAGGAGAACAGCAGGCTGCACGGCCACCAGCTGACAGAGCCCATGAAGGACCGGGACCTGCTCGTGTGCGCGGCCCACCACAGCCCGCTGGTTGCCTTCTGCTGCCCCGAGGGGCAGTGCATCTGCCAGGAGTGCGGCCGGGCCGAGCACAGGGACCATGCCTCTGTCTCCCTCGATGCTGCCCACAGGGACAAGGAG GCTGAGCTTCGGATCACCCAGTTAGACCTGGAGCGGAAACTCAAGTTGAATGAAGATGCCATCGCCAGGCTCCAAGCCAACCATAAGTCCGTGCTG GAGTACTGCAAGTTCAAGAACATGAAGGACGATGCTTTCCCCAGTGTCTACATTGGACTCAAGGACAAGCTCTCGGGCATCCGCAAGGTCATCACGGACTCCACCACACACCTGATCCAGTTGCTGCAGAACTACAAGGAGAAGCTCCAGGAGTTCTCCAAGGAAG AGGAGTACGACATCGGAACTCAGGTGTGTGCCGTCACTGAGCACAAACACTGGACCTCAGAACCAGAGCCCAGCACCAGGCAGCACTTCCTTCAGT ATGCCTGTGACATTGCCTTCGACCCCGACACGGCACACAGGTACCTCCGGCTGCAGGAGGACAACCGCAAGGTCACCAACACCACGCCCTGGGCGCACCCGTACCCGGGCCTCCCCAGCAGGTTCACACACTGGCGGCAGGTgctggcccagcagagcctctACCTGCACAGGTACTACTTCGAGGTGGAGCTCTCCGGGGCGGGCATCTACGTGGGCATGACGTGCCAGGGCATTGACCGCAAGGGCGAGGAACGCAATGGTTGCATTTCCGGAAACAACTTCTCCTGGAGCCTCCAGTGGGATGGCAAGGGGttcagggcctggcacagtgACACGGAGACCCCACTCGAGGCCCGCCCTTGTCAGAGGCTGGGGGTCTACGTGGACTTCCCCGGAGGCGTCCTCTCCTTCTACGGCGTTGAGCCGGAGGCCATGATGCTGGTGCACCGGTTCGACTGTAAGTTTTCGGAGCCCGTCTACCCAGCCTTCTGGCTTTCCAAGAAGGACAACACCATCCGGATTGCGGATCTGGGAGAGGAACCCGAGAAGCCGGCACCGACCCCGGTGGAGCCTGCTCCCTAG
- the TRIM16 gene encoding tripartite motif-containing protein 16 isoform X1: MAEFDLMAPGPLPGVPSHPPATLSPDSGSASPAAEDATSPGSSPGESRGQSHGSAWQGGPGAEAEEEVLCDFCLGASRARATKSCLTCMVNYCPEHLRPHQENSRLHGHQLTEPMKDRDLLVCAAHHSPLVAFCCPEGQCICQECGRAEHRDHASVSLDAAHRDKEAELRITQLDLERKLKLNEDAIARLQANHKSVLVSVSEVKAVAKEQFGALLAAMRKAQADVMLFLEEKEQAALGQASGIKTHLEYRSAEMEKTRQELDRIAAIGNPVLFLEEYCKFKNMKDDAFPSVYIGLKDKLSGIRKVITDSTTHLIQLLQNYKEKLQEFSKEEEYDIGTQVCAVTEHKHWTSEPEPSTRQHFLQYACDIAFDPDTAHRYLRLQEDNRKVTNTTPWAHPYPGLPSRFTHWRQVLAQQSLYLHRYYFEVELSGAGIYVGMTCQGIDRKGEERNGCISGNNFSWSLQWDGKGFRAWHSDTETPLEARPCQRLGVYVDFPGGVLSFYGVEPEAMMLVHRFDCKFSEPVYPAFWLSKKDNTIRIADLGEEPEKPAPTPVEPAP, from the exons ATGGCTGAGTTTGATCTGATGGCTCCAGGGCCGCTGCCCGGGGTCCCCTCTCACCCTCCGGCCACTCTCAGCCCAGACTCTGGGTCGGCCAGCCCAGCAGCAGAAGACGCAACCTCCCCGGGGAGCTCCCCGGGGGAGAGCCGGGGACAGAGCCATGGCTCTGCCTGGCAGGGGGGTCCTGGGGCGGAGGCGGAGGAGGAGGTCCTGTGCGACTTCTGCCTCGGGGCCAGCAGGGCGAGGGCCACGAAGTCCTGCCTGACCTGCATGGTGAACTACTGCCCGGAGCACCTGCGGCCGCACCAGGAGAACAGCAGGCTGCACGGCCACCAGCTGACAGAGCCCATGAAGGACCGGGACCTGCTCGTGTGCGCGGCCCACCACAGCCCGCTGGTTGCCTTCTGCTGCCCCGAGGGGCAGTGCATCTGCCAGGAGTGCGGCCGGGCCGAGCACAGGGACCATGCCTCTGTCTCCCTCGATGCTGCCCACAGGGACAAGGAG GCTGAGCTTCGGATCACCCAGTTAGACCTGGAGCGGAAACTCAAGTTGAATGAAGATGCCATCGCCAGGCTCCAAGCCAACCATAAGTCCGTGCTG GTGTCGGTGTCGGAGGTAAAGGCGGTGGCCAAGGAGCAGTTTGGGGCTCTCCTTGCTGCCATGAGGAAGGCCCAGGCTGACGTGATGCTTTTCTTGGAGGAGAAGGAACAAGCTGCCCTGGGCCAGGCCAGTGGCATCAAGACCCACCTGGAGTACAGGAGCGCAGAGATGGAGAAGACCAGGCAGGAACTGGACAGAATTGCCGCCATCGGCAACCCCGTGCTTTTCCTGGAG GAGTACTGCAAGTTCAAGAACATGAAGGACGATGCTTTCCCCAGTGTCTACATTGGACTCAAGGACAAGCTCTCGGGCATCCGCAAGGTCATCACGGACTCCACCACACACCTGATCCAGTTGCTGCAGAACTACAAGGAGAAGCTCCAGGAGTTCTCCAAGGAAG AGGAGTACGACATCGGAACTCAGGTGTGTGCCGTCACTGAGCACAAACACTGGACCTCAGAACCAGAGCCCAGCACCAGGCAGCACTTCCTTCAGT ATGCCTGTGACATTGCCTTCGACCCCGACACGGCACACAGGTACCTCCGGCTGCAGGAGGACAACCGCAAGGTCACCAACACCACGCCCTGGGCGCACCCGTACCCGGGCCTCCCCAGCAGGTTCACACACTGGCGGCAGGTgctggcccagcagagcctctACCTGCACAGGTACTACTTCGAGGTGGAGCTCTCCGGGGCGGGCATCTACGTGGGCATGACGTGCCAGGGCATTGACCGCAAGGGCGAGGAACGCAATGGTTGCATTTCCGGAAACAACTTCTCCTGGAGCCTCCAGTGGGATGGCAAGGGGttcagggcctggcacagtgACACGGAGACCCCACTCGAGGCCCGCCCTTGTCAGAGGCTGGGGGTCTACGTGGACTTCCCCGGAGGCGTCCTCTCCTTCTACGGCGTTGAGCCGGAGGCCATGATGCTGGTGCACCGGTTCGACTGTAAGTTTTCGGAGCCCGTCTACCCAGCCTTCTGGCTTTCCAAGAAGGACAACACCATCCGGATTGCGGATCTGGGAGAGGAACCCGAGAAGCCGGCACCGACCCCGGTGGAGCCTGCTCCCTAG